Genomic segment of Salvia splendens isolate huo1 chromosome 12, SspV2, whole genome shotgun sequence:
AGGAAGCTGCGGGTCTAACGCTACTCGTTTTGCCGGGGAATGAGAGACGAGAGGATGAGGTCCGTTCAAGTTCATGTGTGGAGATGTTCCTTCGCAGGAAAATGAGCTCAGAACACTTTGCATCGAAGAGTTGTTAGACGAAGCCATGTGATTCCCGATGAGGTTGGAGAAGTTCTGTAGCTGGCTCGTTGAAGACAAGGCCTGCACGGGCGTGAACTGAGATTCCGAAGTCAACCCCATCTGCAAGCTAGCCGGAATAGATTTTTTCGTCACCTGATCTTGAAATTGAGGATTCAGCTGTTGAGGCGTCAGCTGCTGCTGAAGATGATTGATAAACGAATGACGGCCCTGTAGTTGTTGATGCAACATCTGAGCCTGAGAAACGATGCTGCTTTCCGGAAGGTTCTGCAGGAAGCTCTGTTGGGAATGGGGCTGTTGCAGCATCTGATTCTGTAGCAGTGAAGCGGAAACGTTGGGGGCGTTTTGCTGAAATTGGAAGGACTGATTGAGGATTTTCGAGGGATCTAACGACCCTGTGTCCTGCATTGCAGCGGCCGCCATTACTTGGTAAATATCGGGTTGTAAACAGAGATTCGAATTGTCTAGCCTCGGCAACATCCAAGGGGAAACGCCCTGGAAATTTAGCGACTGAAGGCCTTGATCTCCGACACCCCCGCGGAGCCATGGCATCGGAAAATTCATACCCATATCGCCATCTTTAAGACCTAAACGACGAAACATGAATAAAGTAGGATCAAATTAATGGTCGATTGAGGAAGGAAACCATAAATTTTCAAAGTCAGTCGATAAACCAGACCAGGAAATGACGGCAGTCCAGTTGGCCACGGTCGCTTCAATCTGAGGGAGAACGGAGACGGGTACATGGGAAAAGTTGTCAGAGGTTCGATCTCCCACAATGAAACTCTAGGCTGTCTCTCCCCTGCAGCCGACTCGTCCCATCCGACCTAAACATGAAAATATACGACACCACAACTTCAAAAATATTATCCAATTTTAAATTGATTATTAGATCAGAGCAGCTTAGATATGTCCATACCTTCACCGAGCGCCAATGTGAGCTTGGCCAACGAACTGGATCCAAATCACTGATACCCGTTATTGTGCCCATATACCTAAAAATCccaaattcaagaaaaatatataaaaagaaatTTGCATAATGGAAGAGGAGGAAACGAAAAATGAAAAGACGTACCTCCGGACACTCGATTCTTCAGTTTCAAAAAGCATCCTAAAGCGCATACCCACAGAAACTCTCGTATGATAAACTGCTTTGGCATATTTTGCGAGAGGTATCACAAAATCCGATGGACTCGCCCTGAAATTTGTAAACCCAAGAATTTGAAGCTGGATATTGCCTAATACGGTAAGCTGTTGCGGAAATTTACCTGGGATTGTAGAAAATGGTGAACGGACTATTCGTAGCTGCAGCATGGGCAGCAGCAGCAAGAAGCCCAATGTGCATACTATCGCTTGACAGCACTGATGAAGGCATGACAGTTTGCGGTCGACTGGCACGCCGAATccccaaaaacatttggttgtTTTCGTTCCTACAAAAAAAGTCGTGGCCGTAATTACAAATGGAAACAACCTAAATCTAATCCATTTTGTATGaattttctaaatttagaaTATTATCCTTCCAAAAGTCGATCAAAAGCTCGAATGACAAAGCCTAAAGAGCATAAAGCTGCATACCAGATGAAAATAACAGAATCTCCGGCAACTAGTCTCTTTGCACTCACAAACACGCTCCAGCCTGTTGTTAGGAGATGCCTCTTCGGCTGACCTGGAAAAGACAAGATTGCAGCTTCATAAATTGGCCATCACAATAGCTACAACATAGAGAAGTCTACATTGTCCTGATTTCGATTATAActaggaaaaaaaaatactatagcCCCTTTTCGAACAAGTTATTTCGTACAAACAACTCACCTCGAAATATATGCCTGAACTTCCACTCGTTGCCGTGAAGATCCTTTGCGATTAATTCTTGAACCGGAGGGGTTTGAGAATAGTCCTATACACGCAGTAAATACACAGTTCAAATATAGAAATTCATGACGACCAAAAAACTGGATAGCGAGGCACTAGTAAACTTACGAGCGGAGGAAAAACTTTTTCAGCTGCTCGACGAGGGACAGAAAATCCTCCATGAGTGCTGGTGTCGCTAGCAGTCAACGTTTTACAGAAATAATTCGTTGGCTGTTTGCTTGGAGTGCCGAGTTCTGACGGTAGTAGGCATATGTCCTTCTGCTCTTGCTAACAAAATAGCAAACGACAAACTAATGAACAATAAAATAACGAAATCAAGAACACAAATATAAATAAGTCTAAAAGTAAATTACAGGGGTAAGCGGCTGCAAAGTCATTTGAGCGTAGACTTCATCGGTTTCAACATCAGCCTGCAGTTTAGAAAATCAAGATTTTAAGAACAAAGCTCTCCATAAGattttaaaatatagtaaaatcaTACAATGACGGTATAATACACAACTTACGTGCATGGTAACATTGTGAAGTTGGCATATTAGTTGCGGTTGCAAGCCGGGATAGTTAGGGACAGCGCCATCTACTTCCTTGTTGGAAGAGGCGGAAACCTGGATAAATACCACCAAAGAGATACGAGACATTTGATGTAACCCTAAGATAGCTTAGTTCTTAAGACCACCATCATCATAAGTCCGATATATATCAAGACATAGGACTATAACACTTCAAGAAAACAAATTTAAAAGTTCGATTTCAGGCAATCCAAATCAATGTTTGCCTATGTCGCACGTCCACCAACGCAAATATAGTATCTTCGAGCAAAAACTACTTGCCTAAAGTGACTACAAAGGCTCCACGAACAGGTCACCGTAAAATTTACGAGAATAATCACATTGTTCAACTCACCAATTACTTGGAAAAAGGGGGAACATGAAAATACATGCTAATTCACTACATAAGCAACTCAAAGTGACGGGGTTCCAATTCGGTCTAAAATCCTGTAAAATTCACCGTTCCACTACTCTATGATCGATTATGCATCACACTAAGCTATCGGCTTTTCTATACATagaattcaattaaattttccAACTACATCAATAAGCTGCAAGCTCAGAAATATCATATAAATCGAAAAAAGCAGTGTATCAATACCCTAAAATATACTCCACAGCTAAAATAAAAACTGCTTAAACTGAAAATTCTTCACAAAACCTGCTCACTATGGCCTTGAGGGAAGTAAACCACCCGGCTCCCGAGCTGGGGAAGCGACACCAGAGGGCCGGCACAAGCGTGCCACAGCTCCGAATTCAAGCATTTCTTCTCCCCTGCCAACACAAGCACAAAAAAAGAAGCTGAAATAAAGCATTCCCATGAAAAATACAACAAACCTAATGTGAATTAAAGCAAACAATAGAGCTTACCTTCCTCAGACTGATCATTAAATCCAGTAttagttgaagaagaagaagaagacaaccTCATATtccaaaagaaggaaaaaaagactcaatttttatttcctaaaatagaactACCAAAACTAAGggcaagaaaagaaagaagctTAACCACTCAAGCtcatccccccccccccccccccccccaccctcCCAAAATCCCCCAAAAATGTCAAATTTGTTCATCCCAATTCACACATAGCTCCAAATTTGCAACCCCTTTTTTCAATTTCCCCCCTTTTAAGTTGAATACAGGCAAATTGCAAACTGAAAACAAAAGGCAAAGGAGATCTTGAGGTTAATTTTTGGAGTTGGTTGGGACAAAACCCTAAAGAAGGAAAAGAAGAAGACTGGTCCGAGGTATAAATGAGTTAAAGTTAGTAGTGAGTGAGGGAAAAGCAACTGATCTCTCTCTTCACTTCTCTCTCAAGCTCTGTGTGGAGCTAAAATGAACAAGCAGATCTTTAATGagcttttctcctttttttgtatatttaatatttaattccaAAAGAGAGAGAGCTTGAAGAAGCAGATGATCTAAAAGTATACACATTTAATGCAATTTTGTCACCGAGTTTTGTATGGAATTCACATTTATTCTATgttgaaatttcatttatctattcatttatattgattttatttggGTATCATATacagtatttatttatattacttTTATTTGGGTATGTGAAATATTTTGATTAGAATACTAATATACATTGATGATTTATGTTAAATGATTTACAAGTGATGATTTAATGAGCTTGATGATCAATGATTTAAAATTAACTTCTTGAAATTTGAAGCATTAGCAACTGCTCTGGTTCATTGAATCTATCTACTATagttttatgaaattttaaatattcatcAAAACAAATGTGTACTTTGAAGAATAAAAGAATTActagaaaaatgatttattcaCTTTAGGTAGTTGGCCCAAATAAATAtgctttctctttctctttctcatgCAAAATGAAGGCCCAAAAGAatttttttccaatattttGATCCAACTTTATGTAATGGGCCATAATATGTGATTGAAATAATAAGCTTATCATAAATATCCATTTTGCAATTATCTTACTCCATTTTActtgaaaaattaaaacttcaGTTTTAATGATCCATGGATTTAAAACTGATAAACTGAACCTTCATTCAAATTATTCTAAAAAACTATTTCATTTTGAAATGACAAGATAATCCCTTCGTCCATGATTTATAGTTCAGTTTAATTCGGcataagttttaagaaatgtgtagCATAGCAGCAGAGTTAGTTAGTGGAATGCAATacatattagtataattttatagtagaatgtgagtgtaaaaatTTAATAGAATAGGTTGGGATTTTAAATTGTGAAGGTTCCAAAATAACAAATCAAGACATTATTTCGTGAGAAGAGGGAGTATTATAGATCAAGCTACTTTTCTGTGCGTCCATACAGAATTAtcagaaaataaattatagagaaaagatataaaataaaaaggacaTTCTCTTGTAAAATAAAGCCAACTATAACATTGTTCCATACTCATTTATTTTCGTGTGTCCACGTTCATTTAATGGGACATGCCGCCCATAACgacacatattttaattcatttaatattttcataaaaaatattaaatttaatagataataataaaaataaccaGTATTCATATAATTAATATGCCACATAATAATTCCTAtatgatggggtgcgtactaaacaagcccaacagcaatgacggcccatcagcccaaagcccaaggaagagtatgagttcggcattaccaaagagttcggcctcagcctacagctcggtaaaagccaacctatcaagctctactctcagatcggcaaccaaagcaggagtatgagttcggcattaccaaagagttcggcctcagcctacagctcggtaaaagccatcctatcaagctctgctctcaggtcggcatcaagctctactctcagatcggcaaccaaagcagttcggtctcagtattcgaccgaacaaggagttagtggacccatacaggatgtccaacacacccactaccacgtggtgtcaactcaggccacgatcgtaggccatgacctacgctacatccacgatcttaggccatgacctacacgacatccacgacttagggtggtgatgcaagccacgatcttagttcaagatataaatagaacttagatctgatacgagaaggttaagctctctagagataaaaacaccatatagcaaatagcaagtttgtatttgtaagctgtagaaaacagatcaagcaatacaatctagccctcccttcttcccgtggacgtagatttacttcagtaaatcgaaccacgtaaattctgtgtgttgtagttttcattctctaccagcttttactaacatcagaaattcgcggatccatcactggcgccgtctgtgggaaccgaagaacaaaatttgtgataaagcgaatttttgatccatttttttccacccaaaaaatgcataccagatcgcagagtacccgtattcctgcccgtgagaaccaggaggaagccaatccatcccataggtctggaaaacagcctagggataaatccaccaccagttctcatggcgaaggaacaggccgctccaaaaatcgtcccactgagtcttcccagcagcctgatttgaatgaggctgtcaagctgttcttggcggagaagcaggatgagttcttagccttcctgcaaaagagccaggagccgaagacgaaagcggaggattctccttcctcatccagacatgaaagtcactactgcagtagtgccgtgtcttccaggaagaagaatcctcaaccccgacatattcctgctcttcctcggtaccggaatcacaggagaactcaatctcttccataccgacgagatatcggattcgccgtgtacggagcactgaagactccgttctcggacgacatcacccgaactcccctaccacagaactaccgaactccgtcgatgacttacgacgggctcgtggaccctcacgatttcttggggcgctatcagtataacatggcgaaccagggtctcaacgaggtccacatgtgcaagctgtttcccgagctgctcatcgggaacgcgagaaggtggttcgatagcctcccccagggcagcatcagatcttaccgagatctaatggatgccttccacaggaggttctttcagaaagcggaagcccgaatcacttcggctcagctgctttccattcgtcaaggtcgcgacgaaaaaatcagcgactttatgacaagattccacaaggaatgcctgcaagtagacgatctcaacgatctgcttgtcatctcggcattccaaaatggaatcctgcccggagctctctacaggaagctcgttgagtgcggtccgcagacagctcaggaaatgtgggacattgcggaccagtactcccgggccgatgaggcagaccgtcgcaaacggtcgttagacagctcatcgtcccgaggagacaggaggaagcccgatcatagcgatcagggacatcctcgccgaactccttttggcgatcagggacatcctcgccgaactccttttgaaaggattcaaaggactccggtgcaagacagattgggaccccgtctcaatcccgagaagccgcccgctcagttcgtaccgctgaacaagccgagagcggaaattttcgaactacactctgacctgttcgaaaagccaaagcggatgacgaaatctgccgcgcgccgaccccaggataactactgctcctaccatcaagaccacggtcacgataccgaggagtgcagaaacttggctgcaggtatcgatgttcttgtgagggcagggacattgaaaaaataccaaagcaagcagtcaaagaagaataagaagcagagaggtgcgaactgcgctcctcaggatccgaaaaggcagccggatcctgaagacgatgacgagccgcaatatgatggagtaatcctgactattgacgctctccctgccgggaagaccaagtcgtccctgaagtcagagcgcagaggctccaatcgagaagagccaacgcataaaaggctgaagcaggacgaagtgattacgttctcggatgctgatcccgtcccggccatctctcctcaccaagacgccattgtcatccaagccggagtggcaaacaaactgatccacagggtgtttgtggatacaggagcgtcagtcagcattctttttaaagagtgcttcgacaaactagaagtggacccagctcggctcagcccggctccgcttcccctgaagagcttcacccaggaggacacccgccctgaaggtattatcagccttccgatcacggtggggaaagcgcctactagctccagtacgatgattgagtttttcgtggtgaaagctcggtccccgtacaacgtcatcctgggaagagactggctcaacacagttcgggccgtttgctccacctatcacctcaccatcaagatccctactaaaggagggatagcggtcatccgaggtgaccaaaagagagcaaaggaatgtctgcaaattgcgcttagaagtgccgaacagtcagatcggcaccaccaagcatagcaatcacagcagccggagtcagaggcgatgaccgaagtcataccggagccgaactcaatgacagttcagctgtacgaagacgatccatccagaacggttaagatcggcttcgcgggaacgcctctacttcgggaaaaaaccatccagctcctcaaggagtacaaagacgtctttgcatggtctccgttggacatgaccggagtgccccccgaggtaatcactcatcgtttaaatattgatccttcggtccggccgataaaacagaagcaaagactctttgcggcagaacgaagtcaagtcatccatgacgaagtccgtcaattattgaaggcggatgtgttattcgaagtgaagtatccttcgtgggtggccaatcctgtcatgatcaagaaaaaggaaggaggatggcggatgtgcatagatttcaccgatctaaataagcactgtcccaaagattgctatccccttccgaacatagataaaaaagtagaagctctgataggctttgaaattttttgttttcttgatctatacaaaggataccatcaggttttaatggatgagattgacgcttcaaaaacggccttcattactgatttcggcattttcgcttataaaaagatgccattcggtttaaagaatgccggagccacttatcaaaggatggtagacaagctttttcggcacctgattggaaaggaggtcgaagtgtatgttgacgatatagtcgtcaagagcaaaagcacctcggagtacgagcacaacctcaagtccactctcaacgtgctcaagaaagccaacctcaaacttaatccccaaaagtgtacctttttggtagattcgggaaagtttctaggttgttgggtttcaaaagacggactcaaggcaaacccctcaaaagttcaagtcgttcagaacatggaaatgccgaagtccatacatgacgtgcaaaggctaaccggatgtctagccgcactgagtcgattcctttcccaagcagccgaaaagcaactgtcgttcttcaaggtgttgaaaaaggcaccaaagttcgagtggggagccgagcagaaaaaggcctttgacgagctcaaaagttatctagccgagcttcctattctctctgctccaaccgaagccgaagtaatattcttatacttagcggcatcggatcaaaccatcagcgcggtacTTGttcgagaagaaggcctaaagcagcttcccatctactttacaagccgagcattaagaggtccagaaaccaggtatcaaccactggaaaagattgctctggcattagtaaatgcagcaaggagactgcggccatacttctatgctcacaaggtatgcgtcttaactgatctgccacttcggcaagtgttgaccaaaccagaagcatcaggcagaatcgccaagtgggctatagagttgggagagcacacaattgaatatctacctcggaaagccatcaagggacaagccttggcagattttcttgcagaagcaaagttcgatcaagcaattcctgttattgccgaacagaagaattctgccaatgccgaactagcactgCCCtcggaatccgaagtagagccgccggactgctggagcggattcgtagatggagcttcaaacaagatgggaagtggagctggtattttacttgtcgctcccgacggacacgaggtaacctactcacttcgtttcctattccccactactaataatgaagccgagtacgaagccctcctggccggactccagttagcgcaaagtctgctcgtcaaatctctcaaagtccattgtgattcacaagtcatagtaaatcacatgttgggtacaagtgaagctcgtgacgagagaatgaagaagtatttggacaaagcgcaaagcatcagccgaagtttctcctattttcggataatccgcattcccagagcggaaaatagccgagcagatgccttaagtaagttggcctcagatccgagctcaaaagcggaagaattaatgcatcgaagcattgatgaagccgaagtacattcagtatccagctcgccgaactggatgacgccgatcttgcagtacctgaatcaaggacaattgcccgaggataagagagaagctcggaagatcacgtgccgagcacttcggtacgaacttcatgaaggagtcctctttagaaagtcttacctccagccgttattgcggtgcgtaggaccagaagagacggactacatcctcagagaagttcatgaaggatcgtgcggtagccacatcggagccagagctttagctaaaaaagttctgagatggggatattattggccaaccatggtacaagaggcagtgcagctcgtcaagaagtgtacgaagtgccaaattcatgcaaatgtcccaaggatgccgcagaccgatctatacactatgcaaagcccttggcctttcatgcaatggggcatagacatagtgggaccacttcctcaagctcctcggcaaatgaaattccttatcgttgccgtggactacttcacgaagtgggtggaggctgaaccattagctacgataacgagctcaaaggcattggacttcgtctggaagaacatagtgtgccgatttggcataccccacatcctcatctcggataatgggactcagttcaccgacaagacgttcaagaattggtgccaagagctgaacattcaacagcggttcacttcggtctcccatccccaagcaaacggacaaacggaagtaacgaaccggattctggtgaaagggttaaaagctcggttagaacaagccaaaggacaatgggtagaaaatctccctcaagtcctatggtcctaccgaactacacccaaaacctccaacggtgaaactccgtatagtctggtgtacggcactgaagccgtaattccggtggagatcggcgtacccagtccccgaactctaaatttctcctcagaaatgaatgacgacggactgagagcagaactagatctcgccgaagaaagaagagaattggcgtgcataaaagcagccaagtataaggagcaagtagcccggtattataaccaaagggtgaaaaagcttcaatttcaagtgggagatctcgtcttgagaaacaacgaagtaagccgagcagaaaagctgggcaaactcgaacccacatgggagggtccatatcgggtgtcagaagtcctcggcaaagggtcttataaattgactcacatgtcaggagaacaagtaccccgaacatggcacgtctccaacctcaagaagttccacttgtaagagacaaaagtccggtcagtccgtcttgtgtctagttcggtcataggggtatgtgtttttatttgtttgttttttacttgtaccttttacttgtcgttttttaaaaaaaagtttaaagtttttttctttcatctttttcattttttctctatgtgttttgtctcgatgtgcttgtcgtctcttacaaatggtaccaaggtatatcgttctttaaagactgatcccctttttagatcgattattaaagactattgtgagtccaagcttctacggAGGATAtaggaccacaattcagcttaacaagcagtccgtctgaaacgaactgcaataagccgacgattgtgagtccaagcttccaaggaggatacaagaccgcgattcagcttaacaagcacttcgtctgaaacgaactgcaataagggaaagtccgatccacgcgataaacctcgccgaattaggacgaccaagttcggtcaaagaagtttacctcataaggccggggacgaccacgtctagtcaaagaggtttactgcataagaccacttcggttaactgggaaagtccgatccacgcgataaaactcgccgaattaggacaagggaaagttcgatcccggcgacaaaaatcgccaaattagaacacaaaccaagtccggtcaaagatgtttatttcatcagaccaaagacgagtccggtcaaagatgtttatttcatcagatcaaagacgagtccggtcaaagatttttatttcatcagaccaaagacgagtccggtcaaagatgtttatttcatcagaccaaagacgagtccggtcaaagatgtttatttcatcagaccaaagacgagtccggtcaaagatgtttatttcatcagaccaaggaccaagtccggtcaaagaagtttacttcataagaccaaggcccaagtccggtcaaagaagtttacttcataagaccgaggacgagtacgatgaaattttttcgctaagctgtaaatacagtgttagaagcgaaaacaaaatttcatttttcaaatcttgttcggcatacaacttagctaccctacaaaatggcgttacgctattacaaaggactattctactgtccagggttgctgaagttaagccacctatctgcaaaatcctctggaagccgagttcggttgttccgagcagatgaagaataagcaggtcgacgagatgctatcctcgacccaacgcctcttccccgagcccgagaagtcctaacacctcggcgatgaagagtctctgcaataagcatctgctgatcttgctcgctcatagtcacaactcctcggcgaatttcagtccgtccctgtcttgacgattccggttgctcctgagcccgttctcgtcttgacgtttccggctgttccggagttcgttgttggctgggagtaggattttgaacaagggaaccagaggtttgatctggagtgcgagcatctgttggcgcgatatgccgaaggaatctttctatggaggggcgccgagaaagaacaatgttgtaccgagaagcccaacgccgcagtgatgtcacaacttgttggcaagccgggctctccagcacattgttcatacggagtacatgatattcctcccacagttcgtcaactcgactctgaacatctgatatggtcattcccccgcgcacacggatgtaatcctcatacgcagtcctctcagcaatggccgtattcagctcggcctccagatctttcttatcggactctaagtccttgatatcggcctccagcttcactaaacgagccagaagctcgtcattcttcgtctgatcggctatagctcttctctcagcttcgtccaaagccgaagagtacagccgtttccagtgaagtatctccatctccttgggtacaaagcagctatattagttcggcagctgtaccgagcagatagtaaaatacaacaggaataaaggcgagtacgaaaagctatacgaagacaagtgtagagaatttttcattcacaaggaaaattttttacactagggcttcaaggccattttacaaggaagaaactagactaagagaagggagacgaaatcatactccgccagcttcgtctccggctcctcggtctggtacagcttctttctcctgggctacctcagcctcagcctcgcctcctgccggcctcgcctccgcctcctgatcggcttccttctccggatgcccggcctgatcgacttcggcctcccgctccagtggctcggcctcaccctctccgttgtaagtcgaagcgggtgaaacgggtcccacggaggcaaagatagcctccaggttctcgtcccgatcagctcgacaactccggactcggtctgcagaaagcaggtccgaagatgaagcgagctcctcaaggagcggcagattctgaagccgagccgctatctctcggctgtacagaggcagcacga
This window contains:
- the LOC121758592 gene encoding auxin response factor 6-like, encoding MRLSSSSSSTNTGFNDQSEEGEKKCLNSELWHACAGPLVSLPQLGSRVVYFPQGHSEQVSASSNKEVDGAVPNYPGLQPQLICQLHNVTMHADVETDEVYAQMTLQPLTPQEQKDICLLPSELGTPSKQPTNYFCKTLTASDTSTHGGFSVPRRAAEKVFPPLDYSQTPPVQELIAKDLHGNEWKFRHIFRGQPKRHLLTTGWSVFVSAKRLVAGDSVIFIWNENNQMFLGIRRASRPQTVMPSSVLSSDSMHIGLLAAAAHAAATNSPFTIFYNPRASPSDFVIPLAKYAKAVYHTRVSVGMRFRMLFETEESSVRRYMGTITGISDLDPVRWPSSHWRSVKVGWDESAAGERQPRVSLWEIEPLTTFPMYPSPFSLRLKRPWPTGLPSFPGLKDGDMGMNFPMPWLRGGVGDQGLQSLNFQGVSPWMLPRLDNSNLCLQPDIYQVMAAAAMQDTGSLDPSKILNQSFQFQQNAPNVSASLLQNQMLQQPHSQQSFLQNLPESSIVSQAQMLHQQLQGRHSFINHLQQQLTPQQLNPQFQDQVTKKSIPASLQMGLTSESQFTPVQALSSTSQLQNFSNLIGNHMASSNNSSMQSVLSSFSCEGTSPHMNLNGPHPLVSHSPAKRVALDPQLPSKVSHFGVPHLEELVTPNSKVSDLSALLPPFHGKEFSDFQGVAHSPDNLMFGVGMSNLRNSGNANEPLSMAYANPTFPSGSGTEFPLNSDMTSSSCVDGSGYMQSSENVDQTNPTSRAFVKVHKLGSFGRSLDISKFSCYSELRSELARMFGLEGLLEDPQRSGWQLVFVDRENDILLLGDDPWQEFVNSVWYIKILSPVEVQQMGKEGLDLPDSAQNHRVSTSSNSCDDYMSRKDSRSGLNGIPSVGSLEY